The following coding sequences are from one Panicum hallii strain FIL2 chromosome 5, PHallii_v3.1, whole genome shotgun sequence window:
- the LOC112895226 gene encoding uncharacterized protein LOC112895226 isoform X1, with product MDNSQNQPLPPGVGTWPQAPPNHPPQFHSDPQSYHPPFDTRPDDASANGSDSAANIESAVQEAVLHAQDVETQQVIQNQRHANTTSEPTAYGEDLLSNRRDPNALKEHLLKMTADHRAEMANKRGKPLHPSNGNVEIGNGYGVPGGGAYYAANLPSTQMNKPRDESDKAKCGNDLPDFLKQRLRARGILKDETTNKNSTGTQNADSQENWNKSAHELPPGWVEAKDPTTGAPYFYNQSTGVSQWDRPGGAVNTMQHQVSSSLPENWEEAIDETTGHKYYYNTKTQATQWEPPISVNTIVTPHAPSNTAVEPVSQTADIWDSQMQRCSGCGGWGVGLVQSWGYCNHCTRVQNLPFQPYPSYTNNTAHSGNSATRTQGNAAAKDRSSSKPPSGKPNRKDHRKRNRPEDDELDPMDPSSYSDAPRGGWVVGLKGVQPRAADTTAAGPLFQQRPYPSPGAVLRKNAEVATHGKKRGGMAPITKRGDGSDGLGEAD from the exons ATGGATAACTCTCAGAATCAACCATTACCACCTGGTGTTGGAACATGGCCACAGGCACCTCCCAATCACCCGCCACAGTTCCATTCTGACCCACAGTCTTATCATCCTCCATTTGACACTAGACCTGACGATGCTAGTGCCAACGGTAGTGATAGTGCAGCAAATATTGAGTCAGCTGTCCAAGAGGCTGTTCTTCATGCACAG GACGTTGAGACCCAGCAAGTCATACAAAACCAAAG ACATGCAAACACAACAAGTGAACCTACAGCGTATGGGGAAGACTTACTCTCGAACCGCCGTGATCCTAATGCATTGAAG GAACACTTACTAAAGATGACAGCTGATCATCGTGCAGAGATGGCAAACAAAAGGGGGAAGCCACTTCATCCAAGCAATG GAAATGTTGAAATTGGCAATGGCTATGGTGTACCAGGAGGGGGTGCTTATTATGCTGCAAACTTGCCTAGTACTCAAATGA ACAAACCAAGAGATGAGTCTGATAAAGCAAAATGTGGAAACGATCTCCCTGATTTTTTGAAGCAGAGGTTAAGGGCAAGGGGAATTCTCAAAGATGAGACAACAAATAAGAATAGCACGGGTACACAGAAT GCGGATTCTCAAGAAAACTGGAACAAATCTGCGCATGAGTTGCCTCCTGGTTGG GTTGAAGCAAAGGACCCGACAACCGGTGCTCCTTATTTCTACAATCAAAGCACCGGAGTGAGTCAATGGGATCGTCCCGGTGGTGCTGTGAACACCATGCAACATCAAGTTTCTTCATCCTTGCCAGAGAATTGGGAGGAGGCAATTGACGAAACAACAG GCCACAAATACTATTATAATACAAAGACACAAGCCACACAGTGGGAGCCTCCTATTTCTGTGAACACCATTGTTACACCTCATGCTCCCTCCAACACTGCAGTAGAGCCAGTCTCTCAAACTGCAGATATTTGGGACTCTCAAATGCAGAGATGTTCGGGCTGTGGTGGATGGGGAGTTGGTCTTGTCCAGTCTTGGGGATACTGCAATCACTGCACAAG GGTTCAAAACCTTCCTTTTCAACCGTATCCATCTTACACAAACAATACGGCGCACTCTGGTAACAGTGCTACCAGAACTCAGGGAAATGCTGCAGCTAAGGACAG ATCAAGCTCAAAACCCCCCTCTGGGAAACCAAACAGAAAAGATCACCGCAAAAGAAATCGCCCcgaggatgatgagcttgacCCGATGGACCCAAGTTCTTACTCAGATGCTCCACGGGGTGGCTG GGTTGTTGGTTTGAAGGGTGTGCAACCACGAGCAGCAGATACTACTGCAGCT ggacctctgtTCCAACAAAGACCGTATCCCTCCCCGGGTGCTGTTTTGAGAAAAAATGCAGAAGTAGCAACCCATGGCAAGAAACGCGGCGGTATGGCTCCAATAACAAAAAGAGGAGATGGCAGCGATGGACTTGGGGAGGCAGATTAG
- the LOC112895226 gene encoding E3 ubiquitin-protein ligase Smurf1 isoform X2, with protein MDNSQNQPLPPGVGTWPQAPPNHPPQFHSDPQSYHPPFDTRPDDASANGSDSAANIESAVQEAVLHAQDVETQQVIQNQRHANTTSEPTAYGEDLLSNRRDPNALKEHLLKMTADHRAEMANKRGKPLHPSNGNVEIGNGYGVPGGGAYYAANLPNKPRDESDKAKCGNDLPDFLKQRLRARGILKDETTNKNSTGTQNADSQENWNKSAHELPPGWVEAKDPTTGAPYFYNQSTGVSQWDRPGGAVNTMQHQVSSSLPENWEEAIDETTGHKYYYNTKTQATQWEPPISVNTIVTPHAPSNTAVEPVSQTADIWDSQMQRCSGCGGWGVGLVQSWGYCNHCTRVQNLPFQPYPSYTNNTAHSGNSATRTQGNAAAKDRSSSKPPSGKPNRKDHRKRNRPEDDELDPMDPSSYSDAPRGGWVVGLKGVQPRAADTTAAGPLFQQRPYPSPGAVLRKNAEVATHGKKRGGMAPITKRGDGSDGLGEAD; from the exons ATGGATAACTCTCAGAATCAACCATTACCACCTGGTGTTGGAACATGGCCACAGGCACCTCCCAATCACCCGCCACAGTTCCATTCTGACCCACAGTCTTATCATCCTCCATTTGACACTAGACCTGACGATGCTAGTGCCAACGGTAGTGATAGTGCAGCAAATATTGAGTCAGCTGTCCAAGAGGCTGTTCTTCATGCACAG GACGTTGAGACCCAGCAAGTCATACAAAACCAAAG ACATGCAAACACAACAAGTGAACCTACAGCGTATGGGGAAGACTTACTCTCGAACCGCCGTGATCCTAATGCATTGAAG GAACACTTACTAAAGATGACAGCTGATCATCGTGCAGAGATGGCAAACAAAAGGGGGAAGCCACTTCATCCAAGCAATG GAAATGTTGAAATTGGCAATGGCTATGGTGTACCAGGAGGGGGTGCTTATTATGCTGCAAACTTGCCTA ACAAACCAAGAGATGAGTCTGATAAAGCAAAATGTGGAAACGATCTCCCTGATTTTTTGAAGCAGAGGTTAAGGGCAAGGGGAATTCTCAAAGATGAGACAACAAATAAGAATAGCACGGGTACACAGAAT GCGGATTCTCAAGAAAACTGGAACAAATCTGCGCATGAGTTGCCTCCTGGTTGG GTTGAAGCAAAGGACCCGACAACCGGTGCTCCTTATTTCTACAATCAAAGCACCGGAGTGAGTCAATGGGATCGTCCCGGTGGTGCTGTGAACACCATGCAACATCAAGTTTCTTCATCCTTGCCAGAGAATTGGGAGGAGGCAATTGACGAAACAACAG GCCACAAATACTATTATAATACAAAGACACAAGCCACACAGTGGGAGCCTCCTATTTCTGTGAACACCATTGTTACACCTCATGCTCCCTCCAACACTGCAGTAGAGCCAGTCTCTCAAACTGCAGATATTTGGGACTCTCAAATGCAGAGATGTTCGGGCTGTGGTGGATGGGGAGTTGGTCTTGTCCAGTCTTGGGGATACTGCAATCACTGCACAAG GGTTCAAAACCTTCCTTTTCAACCGTATCCATCTTACACAAACAATACGGCGCACTCTGGTAACAGTGCTACCAGAACTCAGGGAAATGCTGCAGCTAAGGACAG ATCAAGCTCAAAACCCCCCTCTGGGAAACCAAACAGAAAAGATCACCGCAAAAGAAATCGCCCcgaggatgatgagcttgacCCGATGGACCCAAGTTCTTACTCAGATGCTCCACGGGGTGGCTG GGTTGTTGGTTTGAAGGGTGTGCAACCACGAGCAGCAGATACTACTGCAGCT ggacctctgtTCCAACAAAGACCGTATCCCTCCCCGGGTGCTGTTTTGAGAAAAAATGCAGAAGTAGCAACCCATGGCAAGAAACGCGGCGGTATGGCTCCAATAACAAAAAGAGGAGATGGCAGCGATGGACTTGGGGAGGCAGATTAG
- the LOC112895226 gene encoding polyglutamine-binding protein 1 isoform X3 — protein sequence MDNSQNQPLPPGVGTWPQAPPNHPPQFHSDPQSYHPPFDTRPDDASANGSDSAANIESAVQEAVLHAQDVETQQVIQNQRHANTTSEPTAYGEDLLSNRRDPNALKEHLLKMTADHRAEMANKRGKPLHPSNGNVEIGNGYGVPGGGAYYAANLPSTQMNKPRDESDKAKCGNDLPDFLKQRLRARGILKDETTNKNSTGTQNADSQENWNKSAHELPPGWVEAKDPTTGAPYFYNQSTGVSQWDRPGGAVNTMQHQVSSSLPENWEEAIDETTVEPVSQTADIWDSQMQRCSGCGGWGVGLVQSWGYCNHCTRVQNLPFQPYPSYTNNTAHSGNSATRTQGNAAAKDRSSSKPPSGKPNRKDHRKRNRPEDDELDPMDPSSYSDAPRGGWVVGLKGVQPRAADTTAAGPLFQQRPYPSPGAVLRKNAEVATHGKKRGGMAPITKRGDGSDGLGEAD from the exons ATGGATAACTCTCAGAATCAACCATTACCACCTGGTGTTGGAACATGGCCACAGGCACCTCCCAATCACCCGCCACAGTTCCATTCTGACCCACAGTCTTATCATCCTCCATTTGACACTAGACCTGACGATGCTAGTGCCAACGGTAGTGATAGTGCAGCAAATATTGAGTCAGCTGTCCAAGAGGCTGTTCTTCATGCACAG GACGTTGAGACCCAGCAAGTCATACAAAACCAAAG ACATGCAAACACAACAAGTGAACCTACAGCGTATGGGGAAGACTTACTCTCGAACCGCCGTGATCCTAATGCATTGAAG GAACACTTACTAAAGATGACAGCTGATCATCGTGCAGAGATGGCAAACAAAAGGGGGAAGCCACTTCATCCAAGCAATG GAAATGTTGAAATTGGCAATGGCTATGGTGTACCAGGAGGGGGTGCTTATTATGCTGCAAACTTGCCTAGTACTCAAATGA ACAAACCAAGAGATGAGTCTGATAAAGCAAAATGTGGAAACGATCTCCCTGATTTTTTGAAGCAGAGGTTAAGGGCAAGGGGAATTCTCAAAGATGAGACAACAAATAAGAATAGCACGGGTACACAGAAT GCGGATTCTCAAGAAAACTGGAACAAATCTGCGCATGAGTTGCCTCCTGGTTGG GTTGAAGCAAAGGACCCGACAACCGGTGCTCCTTATTTCTACAATCAAAGCACCGGAGTGAGTCAATGGGATCGTCCCGGTGGTGCTGTGAACACCATGCAACATCAAGTTTCTTCATCCTTGCCAGAGAATTGGGAGGAGGCAATTGACGAAACAACAG TAGAGCCAGTCTCTCAAACTGCAGATATTTGGGACTCTCAAATGCAGAGATGTTCGGGCTGTGGTGGATGGGGAGTTGGTCTTGTCCAGTCTTGGGGATACTGCAATCACTGCACAAG GGTTCAAAACCTTCCTTTTCAACCGTATCCATCTTACACAAACAATACGGCGCACTCTGGTAACAGTGCTACCAGAACTCAGGGAAATGCTGCAGCTAAGGACAG ATCAAGCTCAAAACCCCCCTCTGGGAAACCAAACAGAAAAGATCACCGCAAAAGAAATCGCCCcgaggatgatgagcttgacCCGATGGACCCAAGTTCTTACTCAGATGCTCCACGGGGTGGCTG GGTTGTTGGTTTGAAGGGTGTGCAACCACGAGCAGCAGATACTACTGCAGCT ggacctctgtTCCAACAAAGACCGTATCCCTCCCCGGGTGCTGTTTTGAGAAAAAATGCAGAAGTAGCAACCCATGGCAAGAAACGCGGCGGTATGGCTCCAATAACAAAAAGAGGAGATGGCAGCGATGGACTTGGGGAGGCAGATTAG
- the LOC112893306 gene encoding AP-4 complex subunit epsilon, producing the protein MEQLRTIGRELAMGSQGGWGQSKEFLDLVKSIGEARSKAEEDRIIARELEHLKRRLADPDVPRRKMKELLLRLVYAEMLGHDASFGHIHAVKMTHDESLPLKRTGYLAVALFLDERHDLVILVVNTIQKDLRSDNYLVVCAALTAACRLIGEEAIPAVLPQVVELLAHPKEAVRKKAVMALHRFYQRSPSSVSHLVSNFRKRLCDNDPGVMGATLCPLYDLILEEPNAYKDLVVSFVNILKQVAERRLPTSYDYHQMPAPFIQIKLLKILAVLGSGDKQASGHMYTVLGDIFRKGDTASNIGNAILYECICCISSIFPNPKMLEAAAETTSKFLKSDSHNLKYMGIDALGRLIKINPDIAEEHQLAVIDCLEDPDDTLKRKTFELLYKMTKSTNVEVIVDRMIEYMINITDHHYKTEIASRCVELAEQFAPSNQWFIQTMNKVFEHAGDLVNIRVAHNLMRLIAEGFGEEDEGADSQLRSSAVDSYLRIVGEPKLPSSFLQIICWVLGEYGTADGKYSASYIIGKLCDVAEAHLTDDTVKAYAISGILKIFAFEIALGRKIDMLPECQTLVDELSASHSTDLQQRAYELQALLGLDKRAVESAMPADASCEDIEVDRNLSFLNSYVQQALENGAAPYIPESERSGVISVGSYKSQEQQETSAHTLRFEAYEMPKPSLALATSQVSMSTPPTDLVPVPDPGYYKEDHQTSRSQPSGDAISGEFGVKLRLDGVQKKWGRPTYSSSTPSSSASSQQATNGGSYSDGGGSTSSQARESSYGSKRQQGTEISAEKQRLAASLFGSAAAKADRKAQASRKASKENASAEKATASSAAPQPVKEQVIPEAPPPDLLDLGDEPVSSSPPSADPFSQLEGLLGPASATPVVSGAPATSTSKAPDLMSIFSDDVPTGATSGSTDPTLGDVNLIKGATTAAAKKGPSLQDALQKDATARQVGVTPTGNNPNLFKDLLG; encoded by the exons ATGGAGCAGCTGCGGACGATTGGGCGGGAGCTGGCGATGGGGTCGCAGGGCGGGTGGGGGCAGTCCAAGGAGTTCCTCGACCTCGTCAAGTCCATCGGCGAGGCGCGCTCCAAGGCGGAGGAGGACCGCATCATCGCGCGCGAGCTCGAGCACCTCAAGCGCCGCCTCGCCGATCCCGACGTGCCCCGCCGCAAGATGAAggagctcctcctccgcctcgtctaCGCCGAGATGCTCGGCCACGACGCCTCCTTCGGTCACATCCACGCCGTCAAGATGACCCACGACGAGTCGCTCCCGCTCAAGCGGACCGGGTACCTCGCCGTTGCGCTCTTCCTCGACGAGCGACACGACCTCGTCATCCTCGTGGTCAACACCATCCAGAAGGACCTCAGGTCCGACAACTACCTCGTCGTCTGCGCAGCACTCACCGCTGCGTGCCGCCTCATTGGCGAGGAGGCCATCCCCGCCGTGCTGCCACAAGTTGTAGAGCTGCTTGCGCACCCTAAGGAGGCCGTGAGGAAGAAGGCCGTCATGGCGCTGCACCGATTCTACCAGCgatccccctcctctgtttcccacCTTGTCTCCAACTTCCGCAAG AGGCTCTGTGACAACGATCCTGGCGTGATGGGTGCTACCTTGTGCCCCCTCTATGACCTGATCTTGGAAGAACCAAATGCATACAAGGATTTGGTTGTTAGTTTTGTTAACATCCTCAAACAAGTTGCAGAGAGGAGGCTTCCTACTTCTTATGATTATCACCAAATGCCTGCACCGTTTATTCAG ATAAAACTATTGAAGATACTTGCTGTGCTGGGTAGCGGTGATAAACAAGCAAGTGGACATATGTACACGGTATTGGGTGATATATTCAGGAAGGGTGACACTGCAAGCAATATTGGAAATGCTATACTGTATGAATGCATATGCTGTATTTCATCCATTTTCCCAAACCCTAAGATGTTAGAGGCTGCAGCTGAAACGACATCGAAGTTTCTGAAG AGTGATAGCCATAATCTTAAGTACATGGGTATTGATGCTCTTGGCCGGCTAATAAAAATAAATCCAGATATTGCAGAAGAGCACCAATTGGCTGTTATTGATTGTTTAGAG GACCCTGATGACACTTTGAAGCGCAAGACTTTTGAGCTTCTTTATAAGATGACAAAGTCAACAAATGTTGAAGTGATTGTTGATAGAATGATTGAGTACATGATCAACATAACTGATCATCATTACAAGACAGAAATTGCATCACGTTGTGTTGAACTTGCAGAGCAATTTGCACCTAGCAATCAGTGGTTCATCCAG ACCATGAATAAAGTCTTCGAGCATGCTGGAGATCTTGTCAACATAAGAGTGGCACACAATTTGATGCGGCTTATTGCTGAAGGCTTTGGCGAGGAGGATGAAGGTGCTGACAGTCAACTAAGATCATCAGCT GTAGATTCCTATCTCCGCATTGTGGGAGAGCCAAAgcttccttcttctttcctgcAG ATAATATGCTGGGTTTTGGGAGAATATGGAACGGCAGATGGGAAGTATTCAGCTTCTTATATCATTGGAAAGTTGTGTGATGTTGCAGAGGCCCATCTTACAGATGACACTGTCAAG GCATATGCAATCTCGGGTATTTTGAAGATATTTGCATTTGAAATAGCTCTCGGAAGGAAGATTGATATGCTGCCTGAG TGTCAAACATTGGTAGATGAATTGTCAGCTTCGCATTCAACAGATTTGCAGCAACGGGCATATGAACTACAGGCTTTACTAGGCTTGGACAAACGTGCTGTTGAAAGTGCTATGCCCGCAGATGCAAGCTGTGAAGATATTGAG GTTGACAGAAACCTCTCGTTTCTAAACAGTTATGTGCAGCAAGCCTTGGAAAATGGTGCAGCCCCTTACATTCCGGAGAGCGAACGCTCAGGTGTGATAAGTGTTGGCAGCTACAAAAGCCAAGAACAACAAGAAACATCTGCCCATACTCTTAGATTTGAGGCTTATGAGATGCCTAAACCTTCTCTGGCACTAGCAACCTCACAAGTCAGCATGTCCACACCACCTACTGACCTGGTTCCAGTTCCAGATCCTGGTTACTATAAGGAAGACCACCAAACATCAAGGTCCCAGCCTTCAGGTGATGCGATTTCTGGTGAGTTTGGTGTCAAACTTCGTCTTGATGGGGTTCAAAAGAAATGGGGAAGGCCAACCTATTCCTCTTCTACACCTTCAAGCTCAGCGTCTAGCCAACAAGCAACCAACGGGGGCTCTTATTCTGATGGGGGAGGCTCAACCAGTTCGCAGGCGCGGGAGTCCTCCTATGGTTCAAAGAGACAGCAGGGCACAGAAATTTCAGCAGAAAAGCAACGGCTTGCTGCTTCACTTTTTGGTTCAGCAGCTGCTAAAGCTGATAGGAAAGCGCAAGCTTCTCGTAAGGCATCAAAGGAGAATGCCTCAGCGGAGAAAGCAACTGCGAGTAGTGCGGCACCCCAACCCGTTAAAGAGCAAGTAATCCCCGAGGCCCCACCACCTGATCTGCTGGATCTGGGTGATGAGCCAGTCTCATCAAGTCCTCCATCAGCTGACCCTTTTTCACAGCTAGAGGGTCTTCTTGGACCAGCATCAGCCACTCCAGTGGTTTCTGGAGCTCCAGCTACCAGCACTTCCAAAGCACCAGATCTTATGTCGATCTTCTCAGATGATGTACCAACTGGAGCGACCAGTGGATCCACTGATCCCACTCTAGGTGATGTTAATTTGATCAAAGGAGCAACTACAGCGGCTGCAAAGAAGGGTCCTAGCCTTCAAGATGCCTTGCAAAAGGATGCGACTGCACGACAAGTAGGTGTGACACCAACAGGGAACAATCCCAATCTTTTCAAGGACTTGCTAGGCTAG